In Gammaproteobacteria bacterium, one genomic interval encodes:
- a CDS encoding SDR family NAD(P)-dependent oxidoreductase gives MRPPQTRRSDGDPAGRRAASRRKRHGPGILRIAVRGRGRSPRRARNLAACVRTGDDDKHVRRALTAAVRGRVSKGESLRPVPEDLRVDGKVCLVTGANTGLGKAVAVDLARRGARVLMACRSGHPRAGEEVRHLSGSRQVEMLPVDLADLDSVARLCDDLKSVARRIDIAVLNAGLIPRRARRTPQGFEVMFAVNFLANRMLVARLLDDGLIRPCVQGEEAPRIVLVGSEAHRSAGPIDFDRFGAFVDYGLRDSLKHYGLSKLHLCTYAQELNRRLNPTGETRVAVHSLCPGPVATGIARDAPAFLKPLIYPLMRLFCLSPTRAARPVIYLCCAAETGRRSGAYLHVMRETRPSPLAMDEDAGTRLWQESEALLERYAPFPGT, from the coding sequence GTGCGACCGCCTCAAACGCGGCGCTCTGATGGAGACCCTGCGGGACGCCGAGCAGCTTCTCGCCGAAAACGGCACGGTCCAGGAATTCTCCGCATTGCGGTCCGTGGGCGTGGAAGAAGCCCGCGGCGTGCTCGAAACCTGGCTGCTTGCGTGAGGACGGGCGACGACGACAAGCACGTTCGGCGCGCGCTGACCGCGGCGGTCCGGGGCCGCGTCTCAAAAGGGGAGAGCTTGCGCCCGGTACCGGAAGACTTGCGGGTCGACGGAAAGGTCTGCCTGGTCACCGGGGCCAACACCGGCCTGGGCAAGGCCGTGGCGGTCGACCTGGCAAGGCGGGGCGCCCGCGTGCTGATGGCCTGCCGCAGCGGCCATCCGCGGGCCGGCGAGGAAGTCAGGCATCTGTCGGGTTCCCGGCAGGTTGAAATGCTGCCTGTCGACCTCGCCGATCTGGATTCGGTTGCGCGCCTGTGTGACGACCTGAAGAGCGTTGCGCGCCGGATCGATATCGCCGTTCTAAACGCGGGGCTGATCCCGCGCAGGGCGCGCCGGACGCCACAGGGATTCGAAGTGATGTTTGCCGTGAATTTTCTGGCCAACCGGATGCTGGTCGCCCGGCTGCTGGACGACGGCCTGATCCGGCCGTGCGTTCAGGGGGAAGAGGCTCCCCGGATCGTCCTGGTCGGCTCCGAGGCCCACCGTTCCGCCGGCCCGATCGACTTCGACCGGTTCGGCGCCTTTGTCGACTATGGACTCCGGGACAGCCTCAAACACTACGGGCTGAGCAAGCTGCATCTGTGCACCTACGCGCAGGAGCTGAACCGCCGGCTCAACCCGACCGGAGAAACTCGCGTCGCGGTCCACTCCTTGTGTCCCGGCCCGGTCGCCACGGGCATCGCACGGGACGCGCCGGCATTTCTGAAACCGCTGATTTATCCGCTCATGCGCCTGTTCTGCCTGAGCCCGACAAGGGCGGCCAGACCCGTGATCTACCTTTGCTGCGCCGCGGAGACGGGCCGTCGCAGCGGCGCATACCTGCACGTCATGCGCGAGACGCGTCCGTCGCCGCTGGCGATGGACGAAGATGCCGGTACCCGGCTCTGGCAGGAGAGCGAAGCGCTGCTTGAGCGGTACGCCCCCTTTCCCGGTACTTGA
- the polA gene encoding DNA polymerase I gives MNRLLLVDGTAYLFRAYYALPAFTTADGRPTGALHGVVSMIQRLLREEPPDLLAFVMDAPGPTFRDEIYPEYKANRDVMPEDLREQIEPVVNVVEAMGVPLLRIGGVEADDVIGTLAAQAREEGLDTLISTTDKDFAQLVGPNVRLVNWTNNRVMDSAAVEEKFGVPPERIRDYLALAGDTSDNIPGVRGVGPKTAAKWLQSYGSLEAVKENAAEIRGKAGETLRASFADVDLSLELATIREDVPLDTTPRDLRLRAPDMDALEALCTTFELNTFLRSLRQSVPASPKQAEYATVLNSEQLDECLARLPDAPAVGLSVEASGENPMELRLAGLALSTGDGEGAYVPLAPRDLTEGAVERSDGRELLGGLKGWLEEPGAQKVGHNLKFVSHVLANHGIELAGGAGDTMLESYVLNSTAIAHDFDKAVKRYLELDCISSEDVFGKGRGKLSPAQAPLEKVTPYAAQKADYALRLHRLLAEKLDETPVLNEVLGNMEMPLSPVLARMERAGVLVDASVLSEHSQELAEQLRELQDQAFEQAGSEFNLGSPKQLGDVLFNRLGLEPVRRTSTGQPSTSESVLHELAAVHPLPETILKYRNLAKLKTGYTDALPGSIDPRTGRVHTSYQQAVAATGRLSSIHPNLQNIPARTGEGRRIRQAFVAPDGRVLMSADYSQIELRIMAQLSGDEGLRRAFSEDMDVHRATAAEVFDTPPDSVSADQRRAAKAINFGLIYGMSPFGLARQLGVTRAEAQEYVNHYFARYPGVQQYMERTRKQAHEQGWVETLFGRRLYLPDIRARDFRRRSYAERSAINAPMQGTAADIIKRAMIRIDEWLQPRRDRARLIMQVHDELVFECERDFAEELAGEVTVMMAGAASLEVPLKVDLGQGPNWDAAH, from the coding sequence ATGAACAGGCTCCTGCTGGTCGACGGAACGGCCTACCTCTTTCGCGCTTACTACGCGCTTCCCGCGTTCACCACGGCCGACGGACGGCCCACCGGCGCGCTGCACGGCGTGGTGAGCATGATCCAGCGGCTGCTTCGCGAAGAACCCCCCGACCTGCTGGCGTTCGTGATGGACGCGCCCGGACCCACGTTCCGCGACGAGATCTACCCGGAGTACAAGGCCAATCGCGACGTGATGCCGGAAGACCTGCGCGAGCAGATCGAGCCGGTCGTGAACGTGGTCGAGGCGATGGGCGTGCCGCTGCTGCGGATCGGCGGAGTGGAAGCCGACGACGTGATCGGAACCCTCGCGGCCCAGGCCCGGGAAGAGGGGCTCGACACGCTGATCTCGACCACCGACAAGGACTTCGCCCAGCTCGTCGGGCCAAACGTCCGGCTGGTCAACTGGACCAACAACCGCGTCATGGACAGCGCGGCGGTGGAGGAAAAGTTCGGCGTCCCGCCGGAGCGGATCCGCGATTACCTCGCCCTGGCCGGCGACACCTCCGACAACATCCCGGGCGTGCGCGGTGTGGGACCGAAGACCGCCGCGAAGTGGCTGCAATCGTACGGCAGCCTGGAAGCCGTAAAGGAGAATGCCGCCGAGATTCGCGGCAAGGCCGGAGAAACCCTTCGGGCCAGCTTCGCCGACGTGGACCTGTCCCTTGAGCTGGCCACCATCCGCGAGGACGTGCCGCTCGACACGACCCCGCGCGACCTGAGGCTCAGGGCGCCGGACATGGACGCGCTCGAAGCGCTGTGCACGACGTTTGAACTCAACACCTTTCTTCGCAGCCTCCGCCAGTCGGTTCCCGCCTCCCCCAAGCAGGCGGAGTACGCGACGGTCCTGAACTCCGAACAGCTTGACGAGTGCCTCGCCCGGCTGCCCGACGCTCCCGCCGTGGGCCTGAGCGTGGAAGCGTCCGGCGAGAATCCGATGGAGCTGCGCCTGGCCGGCCTGGCCTTGTCCACCGGAGACGGCGAGGGCGCCTACGTGCCGCTGGCCCCGCGCGACCTCACTGAAGGCGCCGTCGAGCGTTCCGACGGCCGGGAACTGCTGGGCGGACTCAAGGGCTGGCTAGAGGAACCGGGCGCGCAAAAAGTCGGGCATAACCTCAAGTTCGTCAGCCATGTACTGGCGAACCACGGCATCGAACTGGCGGGCGGTGCGGGCGACACGATGCTGGAATCGTACGTGCTGAACTCCACTGCGATCGCCCACGACTTCGACAAGGCGGTAAAACGCTACCTGGAACTGGACTGCATTTCCTCCGAAGACGTGTTCGGGAAAGGCCGCGGCAAGCTCTCGCCGGCGCAGGCGCCGCTGGAAAAGGTTACGCCGTACGCCGCCCAGAAAGCGGACTACGCGCTGAGGCTCCACCGGCTGCTGGCCGAAAAGCTCGACGAGACACCGGTCCTCAACGAGGTGTTGGGGAACATGGAAATGCCGCTGTCGCCGGTGCTGGCCCGAATGGAGCGCGCCGGAGTGCTGGTCGATGCGAGCGTCTTGTCGGAACACTCGCAGGAACTGGCCGAACAGTTGCGCGAGCTGCAGGACCAGGCGTTCGAACAGGCCGGCAGCGAGTTCAACCTGGGTTCGCCCAAGCAACTCGGCGACGTGCTGTTCAACCGGCTGGGGCTGGAACCGGTGCGCCGCACATCGACCGGTCAGCCATCCACATCGGAGTCGGTGCTGCACGAACTGGCCGCCGTGCACCCCCTGCCCGAAACCATCCTGAAATATCGCAACCTGGCCAAGCTCAAGACCGGCTACACCGACGCTCTTCCGGGCTCCATCGATCCGCGCACGGGGCGGGTGCATACCTCGTACCAGCAGGCCGTGGCCGCCACCGGTCGCCTGTCGTCCATCCATCCGAACCTGCAGAACATTCCGGCGCGCACAGGGGAGGGGCGGCGCATACGCCAGGCTTTCGTGGCGCCGGACGGACGGGTGCTGATGTCGGCCGATTATTCGCAGATCGAACTGCGCATCATGGCCCAGCTCTCGGGGGACGAAGGTTTGCGCAGGGCTTTCTCCGAGGACATGGACGTGCACCGCGCGACTGCCGCCGAGGTTTTCGATACGCCGCCCGATTCGGTCAGCGCCGATCAGCGGCGGGCCGCCAAGGCAATCAATTTCGGGCTCATCTACGGCATGTCGCCGTTCGGCCTCGCCCGGCAACTCGGGGTGACCCGCGCGGAAGCGCAGGAATACGTCAACCACTACTTCGCCCGCTATCCGGGCGTGCAGCAGTACATGGAGAGGACCCGCAAGCAGGCTCACGAGCAGGGTTGGGTGGAGACGCTGTTCGGACGCCGTCTGTATCTGCCGGACATCCGGGCCCGGGACTTTCGCCGGCGCAGTTACGCCGAACGAAGTGCGATCAACGCGCCGATGCAGGGCACCGCGGCCGACATCATCAAGCGCGCAATGATCCGCATCGACGAATGGCTTCAGCCGCGCCGCGACAGGGCGCGGCTGATCATGCAGGTGCACGACGAACTGGTGTTCGAGTGCGAGCGGGACTTCGCCGAGGAACTGGCCGGCGAAGTCACCGTGATGATGGCCGGAGCGGCGTCACTTGAAGTTCCGCTCAAGGTGGACCTCGGCCAGGGCCCGAACTGGGACGCCGCGCACTGA
- a CDS encoding red chlorophyll catabolite reductase produces the protein MRPTAGSGFRGVAQPMTKTEVKTIMEFLAENPQVDVSAAWKRCWGIQTGIVDRVRERFPCELHPSCEGREYYTSPDGAMEGSFQAYSSPEVPWLVHSWIGNRHASILDINATVFLGEQNRVPHLAVIFGTIPRLFFYAEYTPRVDLRVNPDYLERYYEPANAAYLKFQGNPAFTQYVSHGAYLRALMSPVCISHTAELTDANIDLCEQYLDGFLDRWFGWLDEAEPVPEEERAAQRNFDFRVRELGYRLDPMNVLPQKVFGEKEFQRMLELRIGTEQIREALAGS, from the coding sequence ATGCGGCCGACCGCCGGGAGTGGTTTCCGGGGAGTGGCGCAGCCTATGACAAAGACCGAAGTCAAGACGATCATGGAGTTTCTTGCGGAAAACCCGCAGGTGGACGTTTCCGCCGCCTGGAAGCGATGCTGGGGGATCCAGACCGGGATCGTCGATCGCGTGCGTGAGCGGTTTCCGTGTGAATTGCACCCGAGTTGCGAAGGGCGGGAGTACTACACCTCGCCGGACGGCGCCATGGAGGGGTCGTTCCAGGCGTACAGCAGCCCGGAGGTCCCGTGGCTGGTTCATTCGTGGATCGGCAACCGCCATGCCAGCATCCTGGACATCAACGCCACGGTGTTCCTGGGCGAACAGAACCGCGTGCCGCACCTGGCGGTGATCTTCGGGACGATTCCGCGGCTGTTCTTCTACGCCGAATACACGCCGCGCGTGGACCTGAGGGTCAATCCGGACTACCTGGAACGCTACTACGAGCCGGCCAACGCCGCCTACCTCAAGTTCCAGGGTAATCCGGCGTTCACCCAGTACGTCAGCCACGGCGCCTACCTGAGGGCGCTGATGTCGCCGGTGTGCATCAGCCACACCGCGGAACTGACCGACGCCAATATCGATCTGTGCGAGCAATATCTGGATGGATTCCTCGATCGTTGGTTTGGTTGGCTGGACGAGGCGGAGCCGGTGCCCGAAGAGGAACGCGCAGCGCAGCGCAATTTCGATTTCAGGGTGCGCGAGTTGGGTTACCGGCTCGATCCGATGAACGTCCTGCCCCAAAAAGTCTTCGGCGAGAAAGAGTTCCAGCGCATGCTCGAACTGCGCATCGGCACCGAGCAGATCCGCGAGGCGCTGGCCGGCTCCTGA
- a CDS encoding molybdenum cofactor biosynthesis protein MoaE produces the protein MSDFRISRSEIVPAEEIAALEDAASGAVVSFCGRVRNHNEGRSVARLEYECYEELAVSEGERVLGEAREKFGVGKVRCVHRTGDLAIGEPAVWVGVAAGHREEAFAAARFVIDEVKKRVPIWKREHYPEGPAEWINAAPTEGA, from the coding sequence ATGAGCGATTTCCGCATCAGCCGGAGCGAAATCGTGCCGGCGGAGGAAATCGCGGCTCTCGAGGACGCTGCGTCCGGCGCCGTCGTGTCCTTCTGCGGGCGCGTGCGCAACCATAACGAGGGACGCTCGGTGGCCCGGCTTGAGTACGAGTGCTACGAGGAGCTGGCGGTCAGCGAAGGCGAGCGCGTTCTCGGCGAGGCCAGGGAGAAATTCGGCGTCGGCAAGGTGCGCTGCGTGCACCGCACCGGCGACCTGGCGATCGGCGAGCCGGCGGTCTGGGTGGGCGTTGCCGCCGGGCACCGTGAAGAAGCCTTTGCCGCCGCGCGTTTCGTCATCGACGAGGTGAAGAAGCGCGTGCCGATCTGGAAGCGCGAGCATTACCCCGAGGGGCCGGCCGAGTGGATCAACGCGGCGCCGACGGAGGGCGCATGA
- a CDS encoding MoaD/ThiS family protein, with product MRVRVDYFAMLRDRAGREHETLETRAATPRELYLELAPRRGLPAQTGLKVAVNDEFRAWDCRLADGDRVVFIPPVAGG from the coding sequence ATGCGCGTTCGCGTTGACTATTTCGCCATGCTGCGCGACCGCGCCGGACGGGAACATGAAACCCTGGAGACGCGCGCGGCCACTCCGCGGGAGCTCTACCTCGAGCTGGCTCCGAGGCGCGGGCTTCCGGCGCAGACCGGCCTCAAGGTTGCGGTCAACGACGAATTCCGGGCATGGGATTGCCGGCTTGCCGACGGCGACCGCGTCGTGTTCATTCCCCCGGTGGCCGGCGGATGA
- a CDS encoding YihA family ribosome biogenesis GTP-binding protein — translation MLQASFLKSASSWKHYPEDAGAEVAFAGRSNSGKSSSINAILNRRGLARSSKTPGRTQMLQFFTVGEQRRIVDLPGYGYAAAPLRVRRQWEGMMSDYFQRRGSLRGVFVVVDARRGVGELDLRMLDVCAASEAPVHLLMNKCDRLKRGALMETLRDAEQLLAENGTVQEFSALRSVGVEEARGVLETWLLA, via the coding sequence ATGTTGCAAGCCTCATTCCTTAAATCGGCGTCGTCCTGGAAGCACTATCCGGAGGACGCGGGCGCCGAAGTGGCGTTCGCCGGCCGCTCGAATTCCGGCAAGTCCAGCTCGATCAACGCGATCCTCAATCGGCGGGGGCTCGCCCGTTCCAGCAAGACTCCGGGGCGCACCCAGATGCTGCAGTTTTTCACCGTCGGCGAGCAACGGCGGATCGTGGACCTGCCCGGCTACGGCTACGCTGCAGCGCCGCTTAGGGTTCGCAGGCAGTGGGAAGGCATGATGAGCGATTACTTTCAACGCCGCGGGTCGCTGCGCGGCGTCTTCGTCGTGGTGGACGCGCGCCGGGGGGTGGGCGAGCTCGACCTGCGCATGCTCGACGTCTGCGCGGCATCTGAAGCGCCCGTGCATCTGCTGATGAACAAGTGCGACCGCCTCAAACGCGGCGCTCTGATGGAGACCCTGCGGGACGCCGAGCAGCTTCTCGCCGAAAACGGCACGGTCCAGGAATTCTCCGCATTGCGGTCCGTGGGCGTGGAAGAAGCCCGCGGCGTGCTCGAAACCTGGCTGCTTGCGTGA
- a CDS encoding MBL fold metallo-hydrolase, whose translation MIKLGPYEIHRVEELILPYAGYADLIPDMPAELLDEHSDVLTAHQLQAETGRIVLSFHSWLIRTRHHWILIDTCIGNHKIYERKELAAFSQLDTAYLTRLRGAGAAPEDIDYVFCTHLHFDHCGWNTSLVDGRWQPTFPNARYLCHKKELEHWSSVQEDDYDMGPNSGVFDANVQPLVEAGLLEGVEDGYEIEDGVRLRLAAGHTPGHTVLELGKEGSHGLFSGDLIHAVMQIYGPQYTTVFCNKGEEAAETRRQTLERIADRSTLLFPAHFGHPHYGRVESTASGFRFVFAP comes from the coding sequence GTGATCAAACTTGGCCCCTACGAGATCCATCGCGTCGAGGAGCTGATCCTCCCGTACGCCGGCTACGCCGACCTCATTCCGGACATGCCCGCGGAACTGCTCGACGAGCATAGCGACGTGCTCACGGCGCACCAGCTCCAGGCGGAGACCGGCCGGATCGTGCTCAGTTTTCACAGCTGGCTGATCCGCACCCGCCACCACTGGATCCTGATCGACACCTGCATCGGCAACCACAAGATCTACGAACGCAAGGAACTGGCGGCCTTCAGCCAGCTCGACACGGCCTACCTGACCCGGCTGCGGGGCGCCGGCGCGGCGCCGGAAGACATCGACTACGTGTTCTGCACCCACCTGCACTTCGACCACTGCGGGTGGAACACCTCGCTGGTGGACGGCCGCTGGCAGCCCACCTTCCCGAACGCGCGCTACCTATGCCACAAAAAAGAGCTGGAACACTGGTCCAGCGTCCAGGAAGACGACTACGACATGGGTCCGAACAGCGGGGTGTTCGACGCGAACGTCCAGCCGCTGGTCGAGGCCGGGCTGCTGGAGGGCGTCGAAGACGGATACGAAATCGAAGACGGGGTTCGGTTGCGGCTGGCCGCGGGCCATACGCCCGGCCACACGGTCCTGGAGCTCGGCAAGGAAGGATCGCACGGGCTGTTCTCGGGAGACCTCATTCACGCGGTAATGCAGATCTACGGACCGCAGTACACGACCGTGTTCTGCAACAAAGGCGAAGAGGCGGCCGAAACGCGCCGGCAAACGCTGGAACGCATCGCCGACCGCTCGACCCTGCTGTTCCCCGCGCACTTCGGCCACCCGCACTACGGACGGGTCGAGTCCACCGCCTCCGGCTTCAGGTTCGTCTTCGCCCCTTAA
- the hemH gene encoding ferrochelatase encodes MVDATSAKPRKLAVVIFNLGGPDTPEAIRPFLLNLFSDPAILRMPNPFRWVAARLITARRAATSEEIYRKVGGGSALLPATVEQAEALKKEIADTAEQVEVFVFMRYWHPLVRETVGRIKDFGPDRIVLLPLYPQFSTTTTGTSMKAFREEASRQGLSAPQDVVCCYPAHHGFLGATVANIGKSLDEASRHGAPRLLLSAHALPQRTINAGDPYEWQVEMTSAAIVEALDRTGLDWATCYQSRVGPVQWIGPSTEDEVRRAGAAGVPVVVVPIAFVSEHVETLVEIDMELREVAAETGVPFFTRCPTVAVDCDFIRGLGDLVRSAVGRDGVASDIGPRRCPMQFGTCPNTQDLH; translated from the coding sequence TTGGTCGATGCGACATCCGCGAAGCCACGCAAGCTTGCCGTGGTGATATTCAACCTGGGCGGACCGGACACGCCCGAAGCCATCCGCCCGTTCCTGCTCAACCTGTTCAGCGATCCCGCGATCCTGCGCATGCCCAATCCCTTCCGCTGGGTCGCGGCGCGGCTGATCACGGCCCGGCGCGCCGCCACGAGCGAGGAGATCTACCGAAAGGTGGGCGGCGGCTCCGCGCTCCTGCCGGCAACGGTGGAGCAGGCCGAGGCGCTGAAGAAGGAAATCGCCGACACCGCCGAGCAGGTGGAAGTATTCGTCTTCATGCGTTACTGGCACCCGCTGGTCCGCGAGACCGTCGGCAGGATCAAGGACTTCGGGCCGGACCGCATCGTGTTACTGCCGCTGTATCCGCAGTTCTCGACCACCACCACCGGTACTTCGATGAAGGCCTTCAGAGAGGAGGCCAGCAGGCAGGGACTGTCTGCGCCGCAGGACGTCGTCTGTTGCTATCCGGCGCACCACGGCTTTCTGGGCGCGACGGTCGCCAACATCGGGAAGTCGCTGGACGAGGCGTCCCGACACGGCGCCCCGCGCCTGTTGCTTTCCGCGCATGCCTTGCCGCAGCGCACGATCAACGCCGGCGACCCCTACGAGTGGCAGGTGGAGATGACGTCCGCGGCCATCGTGGAGGCGCTGGACCGCACCGGGCTGGACTGGGCGACCTGCTATCAGAGCCGCGTCGGCCCGGTGCAGTGGATCGGACCGTCCACCGAGGACGAAGTGCGCCGCGCCGGAGCGGCGGGCGTTCCGGTCGTGGTCGTGCCCATCGCATTCGTTTCCGAGCACGTAGAAACGCTCGTGGAAATCGACATGGAGCTGCGCGAGGTCGCCGCGGAGACGGGCGTTCCGTTCTTTACCCGGTGTCCCACCGTGGCGGTGGATTGCGACTTTATCCGGGGACTGGGCGACCTGGTTCGCAGCGCGGTCGGGAGGGACGGCGTGGCGTCGGACATCGGGCCGCGGCGCTGTCCCATGCAGTTCGGTACCTGTCCGAACACGCAAGACTTGCATTAG
- a CDS encoding thiol:disulfide interchange protein DsbA/DsbL, with product MRLATWIIAPAMAVRGTGGYTMQKIPPNMKPIYRNLLLAALVLVAAPLSLAQDASNWKYQEGVHYDRLVPVQGTSSPPDKIEVAEFFWYGCVYCYRMDAYVEEWKKDQPEEVNFINIPALWDPTMETHARLFLALQAVGELDAAHRDVFRSIHTENRLLLRLGDQERFAQRYGVSAEDYRNAFRSFSVESSLRRIKDLMRRYRILAVPAFVVNGKYVVRVTPNSDMPDLLEVVDELVARELSER from the coding sequence ATGAGGCTTGCAACATGGATAATCGCGCCGGCGATGGCTGTCCGCGGCACAGGTGGGTACACTATGCAAAAAATTCCGCCAAATATGAAACCCATATACCGCAATCTGCTGCTCGCAGCCCTCGTCCTGGTGGCCGCGCCCCTTTCGCTGGCCCAGGATGCGTCCAACTGGAAGTACCAGGAGGGCGTCCACTACGACCGCCTGGTGCCCGTGCAGGGAACCTCGAGCCCGCCGGACAAGATCGAGGTGGCCGAGTTCTTCTGGTACGGCTGCGTCTACTGCTACCGCATGGACGCATACGTCGAGGAATGGAAGAAGGACCAGCCGGAAGAAGTCAACTTCATCAACATCCCGGCGCTGTGGGACCCCACGATGGAAACGCACGCACGCCTGTTCCTGGCGCTGCAGGCGGTGGGCGAGCTTGACGCCGCGCACCGGGACGTTTTCCGCTCGATACACACCGAAAACCGGCTCCTGCTGCGGCTCGGCGACCAGGAGCGATTCGCACAGCGCTACGGAGTCTCGGCGGAGGACTACCGCAACGCCTTCCGGTCGTTCTCGGTCGAATCCAGCCTGCGCAGGATCAAGGACCTGATGCGCCGATACCGCATTCTGGCGGTGCCGGCCTTCGTCGTGAACGGCAAGTACGTGGTGCGCGTTACGCCCAACAGCGACATGCCCGACCTGCTGGAAGTCGTTGACGAACTGGTGGCGCGCGAACTCTCCGAACGCTGA
- a CDS encoding CoA ester lyase: MKGRRSWLFVPGDSERKLAKGPSTGADILILDVEDSVSPARKPVARKMIGEYLGSAARDGAPLWVRINGLHTPYWREDVEAAMAGAADGIVLPKPRSTADVFAVAELMDRLEDPERGEPAGILALAGETARGLMSLHEYRPGLPRLTALSWGSEDLGTDVGALRRRREDGSLLPLYEISRALTLAAATVAEVDAIEAVYADFRNLDGFRQFTKEALEMGYVGGAAIHPAQVEILNEVFTPSDEQLAEAREIVEAFEASGETGVMSIRGKMVDQPHLAQARKLLRRYE; encoded by the coding sequence ATGAAAGGGCGGCGGTCCTGGCTGTTCGTGCCGGGCGACAGCGAGCGCAAGCTCGCCAAGGGTCCCTCGACCGGCGCCGACATCCTGATCCTCGACGTGGAGGACTCGGTGAGTCCGGCCCGCAAGCCGGTGGCCAGGAAGATGATCGGCGAATACCTCGGCTCGGCCGCGCGCGACGGCGCCCCGTTGTGGGTGCGCATCAACGGCCTGCATACGCCTTACTGGCGGGAGGACGTGGAAGCGGCAATGGCCGGCGCGGCCGACGGCATTGTCCTGCCCAAGCCGCGCTCGACGGCCGACGTCTTTGCCGTGGCGGAATTGATGGACCGGCTGGAGGACCCGGAGCGCGGCGAGCCGGCCGGGATCCTTGCGCTGGCCGGCGAGACCGCCCGCGGCCTGATGTCGCTGCATGAGTACCGGCCCGGATTACCCAGGCTGACTGCGCTGAGCTGGGGCTCGGAGGACCTGGGGACCGACGTGGGCGCCCTGCGCCGCCGCCGTGAGGACGGCAGCCTGTTGCCGCTTTACGAAATTTCCCGCGCGCTGACCCTGGCGGCGGCCACCGTGGCCGAGGTGGATGCGATCGAGGCGGTCTATGCCGACTTCCGCAACCTGGACGGCTTCCGGCAATTCACGAAGGAGGCGCTGGAGATGGGCTATGTGGGCGGAGCGGCGATTCACCCGGCGCAGGTGGAGATCCTCAACGAGGTGTTCACGCCCAGCGACGAGCAACTGGCCGAGGCGCGCGAGATCGTCGAGGCGTTCGAGGCTTCCGGCGAGACCGGCGTCATGTCGATTCGCGGGAAGATGGTGGACCAGCCGCACCTGGCCCAGGCCCGCAAGCTCCTGCGCCGCTACGAATAG